A stretch of the Polynucleobacter tropicus genome encodes the following:
- a CDS encoding LexA family protein translates to MKPQLSPLKTTLSQAPEALAGHFAAYELRLLSHRISAGFPSPAADYAEDGLDLNQYLVENKPATFMFTVKGDSMLGAGICDGDKVVVDKALKPKHKDIVVAVVDGEYTIKRLYQLRGRVELQPENPSYESITFSEGNELQIWGVVVGVVRKYSTASTRYNKGIKP, encoded by the coding sequence ATGAAGCCGCAGTTAAGCCCACTCAAAACGACCTTAAGTCAGGCGCCAGAAGCCTTGGCGGGCCATTTTGCCGCCTATGAGCTAAGGCTCTTAAGTCACCGAATTTCAGCTGGCTTCCCCAGTCCGGCGGCTGATTATGCCGAGGATGGCCTGGATTTAAATCAGTACCTTGTGGAGAACAAGCCGGCTACCTTTATGTTCACCGTTAAAGGCGACTCAATGTTGGGTGCCGGGATTTGTGATGGCGATAAGGTGGTAGTCGACAAAGCCCTAAAGCCAAAACACAAAGACATCGTGGTGGCAGTCGTTGATGGTGAGTACACCATTAAACGTCTATATCAATTGCGCGGTCGTGTTGAGTTGCAGCCCGAGAACCCCAGTTATGAATCGATCACCTTTAGCGAGGGTAATGAGTTGCAGATTTGGGGGGTAGTGGTTGGTGTGGTGCGTAAGTACAGCACTGCGAGTACTCGTTACAACAAGGGCATTAAGCCATGA
- a CDS encoding Y-family DNA polymerase, producing the protein MNAPQKLPTTHSAAALFALVDVNNFYVSCERVFQPKLETVPMVVLSNNDGCAVARSAEVKALGVKMGMPWFQMKDLAQKHGITAYSSNYTLYGDMSNRVVQALKTFTPKIEIYSIDESFLQIESVLKRYRDTVELGQSIRQTIKDTTGLPVCVGIGASKTLAKLANHLAKKHASFSGVCDVQAMPKEELYQWMSETEVGEVWGIGRQLNKKLKAQGIHSVFDLLCASPQAMRQQYGVVMERLCYELRGTSCLQLEEVAADKQQIIASRSFGKLVTSQAELAQSVATHVARAAEKLRGQDGVTGALTVFIQTNPFKQYEPQHHQSITIPLADPTDNTLTLTNAALAGLKQIYQPNFRYKKAGVILNCISDKPSVQQSLFEDLESKGKSAHLMKVMDEINTRFGNAAIQSAASGTQDSKKAWQMRSNNRSPNYTTKWDELPIAR; encoded by the coding sequence ATGAACGCGCCACAAAAATTACCCACTACTCATTCAGCCGCAGCATTGTTTGCTTTGGTAGATGTCAATAATTTCTACGTTTCTTGTGAGCGTGTCTTTCAACCCAAGCTTGAAACCGTTCCTATGGTCGTGCTATCAAATAATGATGGATGCGCCGTAGCACGTAGCGCGGAAGTTAAGGCCCTAGGAGTCAAGATGGGTATGCCTTGGTTTCAGATGAAAGATCTGGCGCAGAAGCACGGCATTACTGCCTACTCATCAAACTACACACTATATGGCGATATGAGCAATCGAGTAGTGCAGGCGCTTAAAACCTTTACGCCCAAGATTGAGATCTACAGTATTGATGAAAGCTTTTTGCAAATCGAGAGCGTCTTAAAGCGATACCGCGACACTGTTGAGTTGGGCCAATCGATTCGACAAACCATAAAAGATACAACAGGCTTGCCAGTCTGTGTGGGTATTGGCGCTAGTAAGACTTTGGCGAAGTTGGCCAATCATTTAGCCAAGAAACATGCTTCATTCTCTGGTGTATGCGATGTGCAAGCAATGCCTAAAGAAGAGCTCTATCAATGGATGAGTGAGACTGAGGTTGGTGAAGTGTGGGGTATTGGTCGCCAGCTAAATAAAAAACTCAAAGCACAGGGTATTCATAGTGTGTTTGATTTGCTATGCGCTTCACCACAGGCTATGCGTCAGCAATATGGCGTGGTGATGGAGCGCCTTTGCTATGAACTGCGAGGTACTTCCTGCTTGCAGTTAGAAGAAGTGGCAGCAGACAAGCAACAAATCATTGCTTCACGTAGCTTTGGTAAGTTAGTTACTAGCCAGGCTGAGCTAGCCCAATCGGTAGCCACTCATGTCGCGAGAGCTGCAGAGAAGTTGAGGGGGCAGGATGGGGTGACTGGCGCGTTAACTGTGTTTATTCAGACCAACCCATTTAAGCAATACGAGCCGCAGCATCATCAAAGCATCACCATTCCATTGGCTGATCCAACAGATAACACGCTAACACTAACCAATGCAGCGCTAGCAGGTCTGAAGCAAATTTATCAACCGAACTTTCGTTATAAGAAAGCAGGAGTCATTCTGAACTGCATTAGCGATAAGCCCAGCGTTCAGCAATCGCTCTTTGAGGATCTTGAGAGTAAGGGTAAATCAGCGCACCTCATGAAGGTAATGGATGAGATTAATACGCGCTTTGGAAATGCAGCGATTCAGTCAGCAGCTTCGGGTACGCAAGACAGTAAAAAAGCCTGGCAAATGCGCTCAAACAATCGATCACCCAACTACACCACTAAGTGGGATGAGTTGCCGATCGCTCGTTAG